A region of Brachionichthys hirsutus isolate HB-005 unplaced genomic scaffold, CSIRO-AGI_Bhir_v1 contig_407, whole genome shotgun sequence DNA encodes the following proteins:
- the LOC137916886 gene encoding sarcolemmal membrane-associated protein-like, which produces MTEISCQMSPLMDRVNVEIKEELLLFFLGLRHKKTMQATEKRLRRELRDNSVILSQSKLVGSYSIQLDKKLLEGFLDKLQAKKDCHPWSTENELQKKEIQHLKAELAEAKQASQTDQVQFLEAQVTALCEVPQNASSSDCDCLRKQLATDSYIEMLEEYLHYDREAFHSLHMDSWKRDNEWLAVLEGMKAEHEAQRQASSAEIDALKADLKASHHLWQQLQQEKNSLIQELETSRSQQVEEIGAISLEMNTAKNALKELQRRWEEKEQKSSLLQETNVQPREEQDLQEKEASSTPQLNLKERSSSCNEADLQENKENCVTEQGPHLENEEELEHTDKTDMEDLQSPVPEQKPQKKKKWYRRLLARLK; this is translated from the coding sequence ATGACTGAAATCAGCTGCCAAATGTCCCCTCTGATGGACAGGGTCAACGTTGAGATTaaagaggagctgctgttgtTCTTCCTCGGGTTGAGACACAAGAAGACGATGCAAGCCACTGAGAAACGTCTTCGACGTGAGCTGCGCGACAACTCTGTGATTCTCTCCCAGAGTAAACTTGTGGGGAGCTACAGCATCCAACTGGacaagaagctgctggagggTTTCCTTGACAAGCTTCAGGCAAAAAAAGATTGCCACCCATGGAGCACGGAGAATGAGCTCCAGAAAAAAGAGATTCAGCACCTCAAAGCCGAGCTGGCTGAAGCGAAACAGGCCAGCCAAACAGATCAAGTCCAGTTTCTGGAGGCTCAGGTCACGGCCCTCTGTGAGGTGCCGCAGAATGCTTCATCGTCCGACTGCGATTGCCTCCGGAAACAGCTGGCGACGGATTCATATATTGAGATGCTGGAGGAGTATCTGCATTACGACAGGGAAGCCTTTCACAGTCTGCACATGGATTCCTGGAAGAGGGACAATGAGTGGCTTGCAGTTCTGGAAGGAATGAAGGCTGAACATGAAGCCCAACGTCAGGCATCCAGCGCAGAGATTGATGCGTTAAAAGCTGATCTGAAGGCATCGCATCATCTGTGGCAGCAACTCCAGCAGGAGAAGAACTCCCTGATACAAGAGTTGGAGACATCCAGAAGTCAGCAAGTGGAGGAGATTGGGGCAATCTCTCTGGAAATGAACACTGCTAAGAATGCTCTGAAGGAGCTGCAACGTCgttgggaggagaaggagcagaagtCGTCTCTTCTCCAAGAGACAAACGTTCagccgagggaggagcaggacctgcaggagaaagaggcgTCCTCCACACCCCAGCTTAACCTCAAGGAGAGATCATCATCCTGCAATGAAGCTGATCTGCAGGAGAACAAGGAGAACTGTGTGACCGAGCAGGGGCCTCATttagaaaatgaagaggagctggagcacacagacaaaaccGACATGGAAGATCTTCAGAGCCCCGTCCCAGAACAGaagccacagaaaaaaaagaagtggtaCAGAAGATTGCTGGCCAGACTGAAATAA
- the aoc1 gene encoding diamine oxidase [copper-containing], with translation MKLLCLLLLVSLGGCSASRSRDWSLHGAPMFADLTVREMKSVRGYLHSIPEMQLTDAHSKTLKKNSILLMELHLPRKHEALRALDRGQAKPPRQARVIIQFGNQDKPNITEYIVSPLPSPKSHIIKTFKGGKLTNFDSRPMTFAEYYHMTQFLNKITTKIHKLLFETTGGFSFTNCTDRCLTYSDVAPRGDSPAERKTWIILQKFVDGFFIHPVGFEIMINHQDLDPQKWTVEKVWYNSIYFDSVEELLEKYQSGDVEVFKLPDPDNADLYSTFIPRGNFNTPTNIHGPKLVEPQGHRYQIDQNFVEYAGWSFAYRVRSTAGLQVFDLRFNGERIAYEISLQEAIAFYAGDTPAAMQTKYIDAGWAMGSSSFELAPGIDCPEIATFIDLYHYYDTDKPTHYKNALCIFEMTMAIPLRRHFDSNFKGGYNFYGGLENTVLVLRTTSTVYNYDYIWDFIFYQNGVMEVKVSATGYIHSTFFTPNGLHYGSKVYHYVLGNLHTHLIHYKVDLDIAGRENSFESLDLKFVNITKPWSPKNTAVQFQLHRTVHKTERSAAYRFGKKFPRYVSFMNPNEKNKWGHHKSYRIQFNSHAQSVLPRGWKEENGISWSRYPLAVTRHKDSEATSSSIYTQSNPWDPVVCFEDYIRNNEDIVNQDLVAWVTVGFLHVPHSEDIPNTATPGNAVGFFLRPFNFFDEDPSVASRSTIIVRPGADGNPKVQRWTPDGLGYCMTNKPFFYNGTYAGV, from the exons ATGAAGCTTCTCTGTCTGCTGTTGCTGGTCTCCTTGGGAGGCTGTAGTGCTTCCAGATCGAGAGACTGGTCTCTTCATGGTGCCCCAATGTTTGCGGATCTCACAGTACGTGAAATGAAATCTGTGCGCGGCTACCTGCACAGTATCCCGGAGATGCAACTCACTGACGCTCATAGCAAGACCCTGAAGAAGAACAGCATCTTACTAATGGAACTTCATCTGCCAAGAAAGCATGAAGCCCTGAGAGCTCTGGACCGCGGACAGGCCAAACCCCCACGTCAAGCCCGTGTAATCATTCAGTTTGGAAATCAGGATAAACCCAACATCACTGAGTACATTGTGAGTCCTTTGCCATCCCCAAAGTCTCATATTATCAAGACGTTTAAGGGGGGAAAACTTACCAACTTTGATTCAAGGCCTATGACCTTTGCAGAGTATTACCATATGACCCAATTCCTGAACAAAATTACAACCAAAATTCATAAACTCTTGTTTGAAACCACAGGAGGGTTTTCCTTTACTAACTGCACTGACCGCTGCCTGACATACTCGGACGTAGCACCTCGTGGGGATAGTCCAGCGGAAAGGAAGACCTGGATAATCCTACAGAAGTTTGTAGATGGATTTTTCATCCACCCAGTTGGATTTGAGATAATGATCAACCACCAGGACCTGGATCCGCAAAAGTGGACAGTAGAGAAGGTTTGGTACAACAGCATTTATTTTGACAGTGTTGAGGAACTCTTAGAAAAATATCAATCAGGAGATGTGGAGGTATTCAAACTGCCTGATCCAGACAATGCTGACCTGTACTCCACCTTTATTCCCCGGGGAAACTTCAACACTCCCACCAACATACATGGGCCAAAGCTTGTCGAACCCCAAGGACATCGCTATCAAATTGACCAGAATTTTGTCGAATATGCTGGGTGGTCTTTTGCTTACAGAGTCCGTTCCACAGCTGGTCTTCAAGTCTTTGACCTCCGTTTCAATGGAGAAAGAATTGCCTATGAGATCAGCCTCCAAGAAGCAATTGCCTTCTACGCCGGTGATACTCCTGCTGCCATGCAAACAAAGTACATAGATGCCGGCTGGGCAATGGGCTCGTCATCCTTTGAGCTGGCACCTGGAATCGACTGTCCTGAAATTGCCACCTTCATTGACCTTTACCACTACTATGACACAGATAAACCTACGCATTATAAAAACGCACTCTGTATTTTTGAGATGACGATGGCTATACCTCTGAGAAGGCATTTCGACTCAAATTTCAAAGGGGGATACAACTTCTATGGAGGACTGGAAAATACTGTACTCGTGCTGCGGACAACTTCAACAGTTTACAACTACGATTACATCTGGGATTTCATCTTCTACCAAAATGGAGTGATGGAGGTAAAGGTCAGTGCAACAGGATACATCCATTCCACTTTCTTTACACCAAATGGACTTCACTATGGAAGCAAAGTGTACCATTATGTGCTGGGTAATCTACACACCCATCTCATCCATTATAAAGTGGACCTGGATATTGCTG GTCGAGAGAATAGCTTCGAGTCACTGGACCTGAAATTTGTTAACATCACAAAGCCCTGGAGCCCAAAAAATACTGCGGTCCAGTTCCAACTCCATCGGACTGTGCACAAAACCGAGCGATCTGCTGCCTATCGCTTCGGCAAGAAGTTCCCCCGATATGTGAGCTTTATGAATCccaatgagaaaaataaatggggGCATCACAAGAGTTACCGAATCCAGTTTAACTCACATGCTCAGAGTGTCCTGCCAAGAGGCTGGAAAGAGGAAAATGGCATCTCTTGGTCAAG GTACCCTCTGGCTGTGACGCGTCACAAAGACAGCGaagccaccagcagcagcatttacACCCAGAGCAACCCCTGGGACCCCGTGGTGTGCTTTGAGGACTACATCCGCAACAATGAAGATATCGTCAACCAG GACCTGGTTGCCTGGGTGACAGTGGGCTTCCTGCATGTGCCCCACTCAGAGGACATTCCCAACACGGCGACACCTGGCAATGCGGTGGGCTTCTTCCTTCGCCCCTTCAACTTCTTTGATGAAGATCCTTCTGTGGCATCCAGAAGCACCATCATCGTTCGGCCGGGAGCAGATGGCAACCCCAAAGTCCAGAGATGGACCCCTGATGGTTTAGGTTATTGCATGACAAACAAGCCATTTTTTTACAATGGCACTTATGCTGGAGTctag